Proteins from a genomic interval of Rhipicephalus microplus isolate Deutch F79 chromosome 6, USDA_Rmic, whole genome shotgun sequence:
- the LOC119168485 gene encoding E3 SUMO-protein ligase PIAS1, whose product MSRARSSPVSKPVRFKKEPFFDVLATLVEPKGLKTSGREGWQQAHIAFRFETQHVHLLHSTQADSSQECNVQVHLRFGSLNAKSEQDDRYPSDLAVEVNDRFVALPEPVTFKITGGATKRVQLPINIVSSCFVSSTVTNVLGVTWRPVRGHEFAVGLFLVKKRSVATIVSALQREKTQRVALTTAMVKKKMERRASSDEVVVTRLHVSLTCPLSRTRMKVPCRARSCKHLDCFDAFNYLQVNEWRPAWICPVCGNRAALSSLVVDQLFVDIIASVPDDCKSVIFREDGSWTRSTSQRDSENDTTNSVTLSSSTASTSAPLLEPSSIELVGRPSKRPRLEVIDLTDSSSDDERDTHRRV is encoded by the coding sequence ATGTCGCGCGCTCGGTCGTCCCCGGTAAGCAAGCCTGTGCGCTTCAAAAAGGAGCCCTTCTTCGACGTCCTGGCCACGCTCGTCGAGCCGAAGGGCCTGAAGACCTCCGGGCGCGAAGGCTGGCAGCAGGCGCACATCGCTTTTCGGTTCGAAACGCAGCACGTGCACCTTCTCCACTCTACGCAAGCGGACTCGAGTCAGGAGTGCAATGTGCAAGTGCACCTCCGGTTCGGTTCGCTGAATGCGAAGAGCGAGCAGGACGACCGCTACCCTTCGGATCTGGCTGTGGAGGTGAACGATCGGTTCGTTGCACTGCCAGAGCCGGTTACCTTCAAGATCACCGGTGGAGCGACTAAGCGGGTGCAGCTTCCGATCAACATCGTCTCATCGTGTTTCGTGAGCTCAACCGTAACTAACGTGCTGGGTGTGACCTGGCGACCCGTACGTGGCCACGAATTTGCCGTCGGCCTGTTCCTGGTTAAGAAGCGCAGCGTAGCGACGATTGTGAGCGCACTGCAACGGGAAAAGACGCAGCGCGTGGCTCTGACGACAGCCATGGTCAAGAAAAAAATGGAGCGCCGAGCCAGTAGCGACGAAGTCGTTGTAACGAGGCTTCACGTCTCCCTCACGTGCCCCCTGAGCCGGACACGGATGAAAGTTCCGTGTCGCGCGCGATCGTGCAAGCACCTGGACTGCTTCGACGCGTTCAATTATCTGCAGGTCAATGAGTGGAGGCCCGCTTGGATTTGTCCCGTGTGCGGCAATCGGGCCGCCTTGTCGTCGTTGGTCGTCGACCAGCTGTTCGTGGACATCATTGCTAGCGTTCCCGATGACTGCAAAAGCGTCATTTTCCGCGAAGACGGCTCCTGGACTCGATCGACGTCGCAGAGGGACTCCGAGAACGACACCACGAATTCCGTGACGCTGTCTTCGTCAACGGCTTCCACTTCAGCACCACTTTTGGAGCCCTCGTCCATCGAGCTGGTCGGGCGGCCCAGCAAGCGGCCTAGGCTTGAGGTCATTGACCTGACCGACTCCAGTAGCGATGACGAGCGGGACACTCATCGTCGAGTGTAG